The following proteins are co-located in the Granulicella pectinivorans genome:
- a CDS encoding carboxypeptidase-like regulatory domain-containing protein, which produces MAAILTGWQVQAQDLPVAPGTTGSVRGIITDTDEAVVAGGQITLEESIPKTETPKINKAERVAVSDNEGSFLFADVAPGRYRITIRAKGFAEWKIEDVDVTAGNETALPKISLGVEALDTTVNAIFREDLAEKQISVEMKQRILGVLPNFYVSYVSDAQPLTRKQKFKLAAHVTVDPVTFFTTGVAAGIEQWQGDFSGYGQEFSGYAKRYGASYTDRVSSTFFGAALLPSLLHQDPRYFYKGHGSVTKRALYAISTVVICKGDNGKWQPNYSNVGGNLAAGLLSTTYYPHSEQHSVQITVVNTLIGTSTGAIGTLFQEFMLKHLTHGVPPPTP; this is translated from the coding sequence TTGGCTGCGATTCTGACGGGTTGGCAAGTTCAGGCGCAGGACTTGCCCGTCGCCCCAGGCACGACGGGCAGCGTGCGAGGAATCATCACGGATACGGACGAAGCCGTCGTCGCGGGTGGACAGATCACACTCGAAGAATCTATCCCGAAGACGGAGACGCCGAAGATCAACAAGGCCGAGCGGGTCGCAGTTTCGGACAATGAAGGCTCCTTCCTCTTTGCCGATGTCGCACCGGGACGTTACCGGATCACGATTCGAGCAAAAGGTTTCGCGGAGTGGAAGATCGAGGATGTCGACGTGACCGCGGGCAACGAGACGGCGCTGCCGAAGATTTCGCTTGGCGTGGAAGCACTGGACACGACGGTGAACGCGATCTTTCGCGAAGATCTGGCGGAGAAGCAGATCAGCGTGGAGATGAAGCAGAGGATTCTGGGGGTACTCCCGAACTTCTACGTGAGCTATGTTTCCGATGCGCAACCTTTGACGAGAAAACAGAAGTTCAAGCTGGCGGCGCACGTGACTGTCGATCCGGTGACATTTTTCACGACGGGTGTGGCCGCCGGGATCGAGCAGTGGCAGGGCGATTTTTCAGGCTATGGTCAGGAGTTTTCGGGGTACGCGAAGCGTTATGGTGCCTCGTATACGGACCGGGTGAGTTCTACCTTCTTTGGCGCGGCGCTTCTGCCTTCGCTGCTGCATCAAGACCCTCGTTACTTTTACAAGGGTCATGGCAGTGTGACGAAGAGAGCGCTCTACGCGATCTCGACGGTGGTGATCTGCAAGGGCGACAACGGCAAATGGCAGCCGAATTACTCGAATGTTGGGGGAAATCTGGCGGCAGGGCTTCTCTCCACGACCTACTATCCGCATAGCGAGCAGCATAGTGTGCAGATCACGGTGGTGAATACGCTGATTGGGACTTCAACCGGGGCGATCGGCACGCTGTTCCAGGAGTTCATGCTGAAGCACCTGACGCATGGCGTGCCGCCGCCTACGCCGTAG
- a CDS encoding TonB-dependent receptor encodes MSLFSRHVRLALLVPALAIVQMASAQTFRGGIAGTVQDSTGSLIANVKITLVGTDTGSSRQITSSSSGDYSLQDLPLGLYSVTVEAPGFQSTKIDGIAVRPGQIYSLNIKLAVSSRSEVVDVSAAAVTLDTVSSTNNSVVNDKAVANIPLNGRDFTQLVKIVPGYNGAGSLNGTRTNQNNYQIDGADNNDIWQNGAAANQGGVGSIAGVTLPIDAIDQFTVQSQGNAEVGRNGGGLISLAIKSGTNHLHGSAYYFNRNEFFAARSPFLLSTTRKTKLRNQQFGGSIGGPIIKDKLFFFTNYERQKYLIQNTGSATEPTTAYVNAATALLTANSVAVNPLSLSVLSLWPQGNKPSGPATAGNYFDPRPQSGYSDNAIGKIDWTISPKQSLSARAFIGTGRQFAAVGTNIFDYYQVAPDITQNFTATHNWAITDHFSNQLLAGVGVFNQTFNDENHSQNIPALGLNTGVTSPSLFGAPTINISGLDTVGQTQPLGRKDYTGHLTDTATYAFGKHVVRFGGEFRRNYMDLQYQRNVRGTFNFTGTAGPWASTTGVGTDVKALADYLAGYVASSSFTQGTLRRGIYNKAFDLFGQDQYQVFPTLTLNYGVRYTYNGPFTSDGVVSDFRPGAAGADAYGLVSGSSLSSIYPQNKTNVAPRFGFSYQAASKLVVRGTYGIYFDVPNFNGFFDNRPGNGGAAGVQANPTGATPVLNLSRASYQWLTGVNPFVGASIPAALGLSTISPNFRTAYVQNFNLNTQYQLSRNTIVQLSYVGSLGRRLFRLVDINQARPGAGTTTAALQPRRPYYTATNITNAKTIAAINQIESEGTSNYHSFQAMVRTSNFHGLTAQGSYTLGHALDVVSGTRGFAPQDSANPNAEYGNADFDVRHTFNGYIVYEAPQIGHSLPVLTKGWQGNAFVTAFTGTPFSVKLGSVDNSGTGEFQDRANQIGDPKAGLTRQLVTPSNGGTPYVQWLTGSSFSAATQGTFGTSRRNAYRGPAFATVDASLVKNTQLRAGVNFQLRAEMFNLFNRINLANPGTGTLSSSTFGRSTNTRNNGGAPGIGPGEPFNVQFAGKIIF; translated from the coding sequence ATGAGTCTTTTTTCAAGGCACGTCCGTTTAGCGTTACTCGTTCCTGCGCTTGCCATCGTTCAGATGGCTTCTGCGCAGACCTTCCGCGGAGGCATCGCTGGTACCGTGCAGGACAGCACCGGTTCCCTCATCGCTAACGTGAAGATCACCCTCGTCGGCACCGATACCGGGTCCTCGCGTCAGATCACCTCTTCCAGCTCGGGTGACTACTCGCTCCAGGATCTTCCCCTTGGTCTTTACAGCGTGACCGTCGAAGCTCCTGGCTTCCAGAGCACCAAGATCGACGGCATCGCCGTCCGTCCCGGCCAGATCTACTCGCTGAACATCAAGCTCGCCGTCTCTTCGCGCTCTGAAGTCGTCGATGTTAGCGCCGCGGCCGTCACGCTCGATACCGTCTCTTCGACTAACAACTCCGTCGTCAACGACAAGGCCGTCGCGAACATTCCGCTCAACGGACGCGACTTCACGCAGCTCGTCAAGATCGTCCCCGGCTACAACGGAGCTGGCTCCCTCAACGGAACCCGTACGAATCAGAACAACTATCAGATCGACGGCGCGGACAACAACGACATCTGGCAGAACGGCGCGGCCGCGAACCAGGGTGGTGTCGGTTCCATCGCCGGCGTCACGCTCCCCATCGACGCGATCGACCAGTTCACCGTGCAGTCGCAGGGCAATGCCGAGGTCGGCCGCAATGGTGGCGGTCTCATCTCGCTGGCCATCAAGTCCGGCACCAACCACCTCCACGGTTCGGCATACTACTTCAACCGCAACGAGTTCTTCGCTGCCCGCAGCCCCTTCCTGCTCTCGACCACCCGCAAGACGAAGCTGCGTAACCAGCAGTTCGGTGGCTCCATCGGCGGACCGATCATCAAGGACAAGCTCTTCTTCTTCACCAACTACGAGCGCCAGAAGTACCTGATCCAGAACACCGGCTCGGCCACGGAGCCCACCACCGCTTACGTGAACGCCGCCACGGCTCTGCTGACCGCCAACTCGGTTGCGGTGAATCCGCTCTCGCTCAGCGTTCTCTCCCTCTGGCCCCAGGGCAACAAGCCCAGCGGCCCTGCAACCGCCGGCAACTACTTCGATCCGCGTCCGCAGAGCGGCTACAGCGATAACGCCATCGGCAAGATCGACTGGACGATCTCGCCCAAGCAGAGCCTCTCGGCTCGCGCCTTCATCGGCACCGGACGCCAGTTTGCCGCCGTTGGCACCAACATCTTCGACTACTACCAGGTCGCTCCGGACATCACCCAGAACTTCACCGCGACGCATAACTGGGCCATCACCGACCACTTCTCCAACCAGCTTCTCGCCGGCGTAGGCGTCTTCAACCAGACGTTCAACGACGAGAACCACTCGCAGAACATCCCCGCGCTCGGCCTCAACACCGGCGTCACGTCCCCCTCGCTCTTCGGTGCCCCGACCATCAACATCTCTGGTCTCGACACCGTTGGCCAGACGCAGCCTCTTGGCCGTAAGGACTACACCGGTCACCTGACCGATACCGCGACCTACGCCTTCGGCAAGCACGTCGTCCGTTTCGGTGGCGAGTTCCGTCGCAACTACATGGACCTGCAGTATCAGCGCAACGTGCGTGGAACCTTCAACTTCACCGGCACCGCCGGCCCCTGGGCCAGCACGACTGGCGTTGGCACCGATGTCAAGGCGCTCGCCGACTACCTCGCCGGATACGTCGCATCCTCCAGCTTTACGCAAGGCACCCTGCGCCGCGGCATCTACAACAAGGCCTTCGATCTCTTCGGTCAGGATCAGTACCAGGTCTTCCCAACCCTGACCCTGAACTACGGCGTGCGCTACACCTATAACGGTCCCTTCACCTCCGACGGTGTCGTCTCCGACTTCCGTCCGGGTGCTGCCGGAGCCGATGCCTACGGCCTCGTCTCGGGTTCGTCGCTCTCGTCCATCTACCCGCAAAACAAGACCAACGTCGCTCCCCGCTTCGGCTTCTCGTATCAGGCAGCCAGCAAGCTCGTCGTACGCGGCACCTACGGCATCTACTTCGACGTGCCGAACTTCAACGGCTTCTTTGACAATCGTCCAGGCAACGGCGGCGCGGCCGGCGTTCAGGCCAACCCCACCGGAGCGACCCCGGTACTCAACCTCTCCCGTGCTTCCTACCAATGGCTGACCGGCGTCAACCCCTTCGTGGGCGCGTCCATCCCGGCCGCGCTCGGTCTCTCGACCATCAGCCCGAACTTCCGCACGGCCTATGTGCAGAACTTCAACCTGAACACGCAATACCAGCTCAGCCGCAACACCATCGTGCAGCTCAGCTACGTCGGCTCGCTGGGCCGCCGCTTGTTCCGCCTGGTCGATATCAATCAGGCTCGTCCCGGCGCCGGGACTACGACCGCAGCCCTTCAGCCGCGTCGCCCCTACTACACCGCCACGAACATCACCAATGCCAAGACCATCGCCGCGATCAACCAGATCGAGAGCGAGGGTACTTCGAACTATCACTCCTTCCAGGCAATGGTTCGGACCAGCAACTTCCACGGTCTCACCGCGCAGGGCTCCTACACGCTGGGTCACGCGCTTGACGTCGTCTCCGGTACCCGTGGCTTCGCGCCCCAGGACTCCGCCAACCCGAACGCCGAGTACGGCAACGCCGACTTCGATGTGCGCCACACCTTCAACGGCTACATCGTGTATGAGGCCCCACAGATCGGCCACAGCTTGCCTGTGCTGACCAAGGGCTGGCAGGGCAATGCCTTCGTCACCGCCTTCACCGGCACGCCCTTCTCGGTCAAGCTTGGCAGCGTGGACAACAGCGGTACGGGCGAGTTCCAGGATCGCGCCAACCAGATCGGCGATCCCAAGGCTGGCCTTACGCGTCAACTCGTCACTCCCTCCAACGGCGGTACGCCTTACGTGCAGTGGCTCACTGGGTCGTCCTTCTCGGCTGCAACCCAGGGGACCTTCGGCACGTCGCGCCGCAATGCGTATCGCGGACCGGCCTTCGCCACCGTCGACGCCTCTCTGGTCAAGAACACGCAGCTCCGCGCGGGAGTCAACTTCCAGCTCCGCGCCGAGATGTTCAACCTCTTCAACCGCATCAACCTCGCCAATCCGGGAACCGGCACGCTGTCGTCTTCCACCTTCGGACGCAGCACCAACACCCGCAACAACGGCGGCGCACCGGGCATCGGGCCGGGCGAGCCGTTCAACGTCCAGTTCGCAGGAAAGATCATCTTCTAA
- a CDS encoding ATP-dependent DNA helicase, producing the protein MPPTSIPTPAANQAAEKLPTLRAFFSPGGTLAKSSLAFEHRPGQYEMAQAIEKAIADKRHLIVEAGTGTGKTLAYLLPALRFARERRQRVIISTGTKNLQEQLYFKDVPFLESLLGPLKVCYMKGRQNYLCRQKLYALRDTPMLTGLEEIEQFHHISNWEKTTETGDRAEVDGLPETSILWPKLDARTEACLGQTCPAFESCFVTSMRRKALESDIVIVNHHLFFADLAIKQQAPGVPDAGILPEASMVIFDEAHELEEIASNYLGIGLSNARFDELARDTEIFLRAKNASSSAIESSCATLKDRARIFFSALPNENQGPGRMPFEHREEFLEEAGDTYVSVTNALIRLEGDLDRIKGADETKGLARRSADIRNHLKFLLETNDPNTVFWIERRAMGGVRNLARTNAGAVAAYNTHIQATPIDVSALLTASLFDIYQSVILTSATLTVASPTGESPFAHVSKRLGLNFARELVVPSHFDYQKQALLYLPPNMPDPREDDFFMQAAERTRRVLEITEGRAFCLFTSYRQMRQMHDRMAAELPYPLLLHGTAPRHVLLKQFRETPNAILFGTSSFWQGVDVQGEQLSCVIIDRLPFAVPTDPIVRARMEAIELAGGKPFFDYQIPSAVITLKQGFGRLIRSLDDRGVLMLLDPRIQRQRYGKIFLESLPPYRLTQSIEDVEAFFAAVKTP; encoded by the coding sequence ATGCCGCCCACTTCCATCCCGACTCCAGCGGCCAATCAGGCAGCCGAGAAGCTCCCGACGCTCCGCGCCTTCTTCTCCCCCGGCGGCACGCTGGCGAAGTCGTCGCTCGCCTTCGAGCACCGTCCCGGCCAGTACGAGATGGCGCAGGCGATCGAAAAGGCCATCGCCGACAAGCGGCACCTCATCGTCGAGGCTGGCACCGGCACCGGCAAGACGCTTGCCTACCTGCTGCCCGCCCTGCGCTTTGCCCGCGAGCGCCGTCAGCGCGTCATCATCTCCACGGGTACCAAGAACCTGCAGGAGCAGCTCTACTTCAAGGACGTCCCGTTCCTCGAGTCTCTCCTCGGACCTCTGAAGGTCTGTTACATGAAGGGCCGCCAGAACTATCTCTGCCGCCAGAAGCTCTATGCCCTGCGCGACACACCCATGCTCACGGGCCTTGAGGAGATCGAGCAGTTCCACCACATCTCCAACTGGGAGAAGACGACCGAGACCGGCGATCGCGCCGAGGTCGACGGCCTGCCCGAGACCTCGATCCTGTGGCCTAAGCTCGACGCGCGCACCGAGGCTTGCCTTGGTCAGACCTGTCCCGCCTTCGAGTCCTGCTTCGTCACCAGTATGCGTCGCAAGGCCCTCGAATCCGACATCGTCATCGTCAATCACCATCTGTTCTTTGCGGACCTCGCGATCAAGCAGCAGGCACCCGGAGTGCCCGATGCCGGCATCCTGCCCGAGGCGTCGATGGTCATCTTCGATGAGGCGCATGAGCTCGAAGAAATTGCCTCGAACTACCTGGGCATCGGCCTCTCGAACGCCCGCTTCGACGAACTCGCCCGCGACACGGAGATCTTTCTTCGCGCGAAGAACGCGTCTTCCAGCGCCATCGAGAGCTCCTGTGCGACGTTGAAGGATCGTGCTCGCATCTTCTTCTCCGCGCTCCCCAACGAGAATCAGGGGCCAGGCCGCATGCCGTTTGAGCATCGCGAGGAGTTCCTCGAAGAGGCCGGCGATACGTACGTCTCGGTCACCAACGCGCTGATCCGCCTCGAAGGCGATCTCGACCGCATCAAGGGCGCGGATGAGACCAAGGGTCTCGCGCGCCGTTCTGCCGATATCCGCAACCATCTCAAGTTCCTCCTCGAGACCAACGATCCCAACACCGTCTTCTGGATCGAGCGCCGTGCCATGGGAGGCGTGCGCAATCTGGCTCGTACGAACGCCGGAGCCGTGGCCGCGTACAACACGCATATCCAGGCCACGCCGATCGATGTCTCGGCCCTGCTGACGGCGTCGCTCTTCGACATCTATCAGTCGGTCATCCTGACCTCCGCGACGCTCACGGTCGCCAGCCCCACAGGCGAGAGCCCATTCGCGCATGTCTCCAAGCGGCTCGGGCTCAACTTCGCCCGCGAACTCGTCGTGCCCAGCCACTTCGACTATCAGAAGCAGGCCCTGCTGTATCTCCCTCCGAACATGCCCGATCCACGCGAAGACGACTTCTTCATGCAGGCCGCCGAGCGCACCCGTCGCGTCCTGGAGATTACGGAGGGCCGCGCCTTCTGCCTCTTCACCAGTTATCGTCAGATGCGCCAGATGCACGACCGCATGGCCGCGGAGCTGCCCTATCCTCTGCTCCTGCACGGCACCGCACCGCGCCATGTTCTGCTGAAGCAGTTCCGCGAAACACCCAATGCCATCCTGTTCGGTACGAGCTCTTTCTGGCAGGGCGTTGATGTGCAAGGCGAGCAACTCTCCTGCGTCATCATCGACCGCCTCCCCTTCGCCGTGCCTACCGACCCCATCGTCCGGGCGCGCATGGAGGCCATTGAGCTTGCGGGTGGCAAACCCTTCTTCGACTACCAGATTCCGTCGGCGGTCATCACATTGAAGCAGGGCTTCGGCCGCCTTATCCGTTCGCTGGATGATCGCGGCGTGCTCATGCTGCTCGATCCGCGCATCCAGAGGCAACGCTACGGCAAAATCTTTCTGGAATCGCTGCCACCCTATCGATTGACCCAATCGATCGAAGACGTGGAAGCGTTTTTTGCGGCTGTAAAGACCCCGTAA
- a CDS encoding GH92 family glycosyl hydrolase → MKVAQFSVWMALAASAGAAVHTAKTPVDYVSPNIGGIGQLLTATSPLVQLPHGMVRLAPVTTPEIKDRYLADKIYGFPAGAGTIMVTTGMPSTIPAENASEFDHDFETATPYFYKVELATSGAAAAYTATAEAAIYRFTIPEADQGHIVLMQGEDAFLKTVGTRAVAGGMRIHGSTGPLSEVSSMARQYIYAEFSQPLASVSTWVGGARGTATEVHGSRIGLAARVSGLVEVRIGVSYISEEQAHRNLDRETKGKSFEALKSANRSAWEKALGQVKVDGGTESQKTIFYTALWRSLGRMTNITEDGKYYSGFDHEVHDAEGHDFYNEDGLWDTFRSMHPLQLLLDGHRQEDMVRSYLRMYQQGGWLPSFPSIAGEQAVMIGHHADQLILDTYAKGFRDFDLSLAYEAMKKNATEATMLPWKRGGLTSLDKVYLEKGFFPSLALGEAETVPEVTHEKRQPVSVTLEVAYDDWTVSEVAKALGKSEDAALFARRAHNYVNLFNAETGFMAPKSADGKWVEKFDPKNGGGQGGREYTTEVDSWLYTFSVQHDPEGLIRLMGGRDAFNKRLDQLFVEQYDTSKFHFLGQFPDATGLVGLYAQGNEPSLHIPYMYDFSGQPWKAQKRLRQLMDVWYTDGPLGISGDDDGGELSSWYVLSAMGFYPECPGSPVYEIGSPIFTRSAITLGNGKVFAVVAEGASAQNKYIQSAILNGAPWSKPWFSHADIAQGGTLKLVMGPKPNVNWGSLPADAPPSMTH, encoded by the coding sequence ATGAAGGTTGCGCAGTTCTCGGTTTGGATGGCTCTTGCGGCAAGCGCGGGAGCGGCAGTGCATACGGCGAAGACGCCCGTCGACTATGTTTCCCCCAACATTGGCGGCATCGGGCAATTGCTGACGGCGACCTCTCCTCTGGTGCAACTTCCGCATGGGATGGTCCGGCTGGCACCGGTAACAACGCCGGAGATCAAGGATCGCTATCTCGCGGACAAGATCTATGGCTTTCCCGCAGGCGCGGGGACCATTATGGTCACGACCGGCATGCCGAGCACGATTCCAGCAGAGAACGCCTCGGAGTTCGATCACGACTTCGAGACCGCAACGCCTTACTTCTACAAGGTGGAACTGGCGACGTCGGGGGCCGCTGCCGCGTACACGGCGACCGCGGAGGCGGCGATCTACCGCTTCACGATTCCGGAGGCCGACCAGGGGCATATCGTGCTGATGCAGGGCGAGGACGCCTTCCTGAAGACAGTGGGCACGCGTGCGGTGGCGGGGGGCATGCGGATTCATGGATCAACGGGGCCGCTGAGCGAAGTGAGTTCAATGGCGCGGCAGTATATCTATGCTGAGTTTTCCCAGCCTCTTGCCAGTGTCTCGACCTGGGTGGGAGGCGCGAGAGGCACAGCCACGGAGGTGCATGGGTCGCGGATTGGGTTGGCAGCTAGGGTGAGCGGGTTGGTCGAGGTGCGGATTGGCGTTTCCTACATCAGCGAAGAACAGGCGCACAGGAACCTGGACCGCGAGACGAAAGGGAAGAGCTTTGAAGCGCTGAAGTCCGCGAATCGCTCGGCTTGGGAGAAGGCTCTGGGGCAGGTAAAGGTCGACGGCGGAACCGAGAGCCAGAAGACGATCTTCTACACCGCGCTGTGGCGCTCGCTTGGGCGGATGACGAATATTACCGAGGACGGCAAGTATTACTCAGGCTTCGACCACGAAGTACACGATGCGGAAGGCCACGATTTCTATAACGAAGACGGCCTCTGGGATACATTCCGGTCGATGCATCCGCTACAGCTTCTGCTGGATGGACACCGCCAGGAGGACATGGTGCGGTCCTACCTGCGGATGTATCAGCAGGGCGGTTGGCTCCCTTCGTTTCCGTCGATCGCAGGAGAGCAGGCGGTGATGATCGGGCACCACGCAGACCAGTTGATCCTGGACACGTATGCGAAAGGCTTTCGCGACTTCGATCTGTCGCTTGCTTACGAAGCGATGAAGAAGAACGCTACGGAAGCGACGATGCTCCCGTGGAAGCGCGGCGGGCTTACTTCCCTGGACAAGGTGTACCTGGAGAAGGGATTCTTCCCCTCGCTTGCGCTGGGCGAAGCGGAGACCGTGCCTGAGGTGACGCATGAGAAACGGCAGCCGGTATCTGTAACGCTCGAAGTGGCGTATGACGACTGGACTGTGAGCGAGGTAGCGAAGGCTCTGGGCAAAAGTGAGGATGCTGCGCTCTTCGCGCGGCGTGCACATAACTATGTGAATCTCTTCAACGCGGAGACGGGCTTTATGGCTCCGAAGAGCGCGGATGGGAAGTGGGTGGAGAAGTTCGACCCGAAGAACGGTGGCGGACAGGGCGGTCGCGAGTACACGACCGAGGTGGATTCATGGCTCTACACCTTTAGCGTGCAGCATGATCCCGAAGGGCTGATCCGTCTGATGGGTGGACGCGATGCCTTCAACAAACGTCTCGATCAGTTGTTCGTCGAGCAGTACGACACCAGCAAGTTTCACTTCCTGGGCCAGTTTCCGGATGCAACCGGATTGGTTGGGCTGTATGCGCAGGGCAATGAGCCGAGCCTGCACATTCCCTACATGTATGACTTCTCCGGCCAGCCGTGGAAGGCGCAAAAGAGACTTCGTCAATTGATGGATGTCTGGTACACCGATGGGCCGTTGGGGATCTCGGGCGACGATGATGGCGGCGAGCTTTCCTCGTGGTACGTCCTCTCCGCAATGGGCTTTTATCCGGAGTGCCCGGGAAGTCCGGTCTATGAGATCGGCAGCCCTATCTTTACGCGGTCGGCGATTACGCTGGGCAATGGCAAGGTGTTTGCCGTTGTTGCGGAGGGCGCCTCCGCGCAGAACAAGTACATCCAGTCGGCCATATTGAACGGCGCTCCATGGAGCAAACCCTGGTTCTCGCACGCGGATATTGCGCAGGGTGGGACCCTGAAACTCGTCATGGGACCGAAACCAAACGTGAATTGGGGTAGTTTGCCCGCAGATGCACCGCCTTCCATGACCCATTGA
- the der gene encoding ribosome biogenesis GTPase Der: MANKDGSKRLGKKHRQAATRPKKGRAPKSTPTTGAVDPRKRKVLSTKKAEANKLAHVPKRSPERETKKTIAPEPGPAKKKDTRPADGIVGRQKPNSMNMGDRDDWRDVEFLAAQLTIETEKPDAKDLPLVAICGRPNVGKSTLFNRLTGSRRSIVGDEPGITRDRIYGQMEWFGREARLVDTGGVVPDDEALIPSEIFRQAQVALEEADSIVMVVDGRSELASPDMELARLLLRGGKPLFLAVNKMDSESMYWQAENFRQLGFRNVVPISAEHNGGIGDLLDEVFASLPEPKTEEDFDETPTEVMMTEIDEETEDSDGAWTAPEALTEDEVRDRLEAERDADRLAAQVYLEDQPTAPTERPRMLRSHGEHVLKETKVAIIGRPNVGKSTMLNALTGTERAIVSPIAGTTRDAVDEVVERGGHSFRFVDTAGIRRKGKTKLMAEKLSVIMARKHLEAADVSLLVIDATEGVTGLDANIGGYAHESGRSVIIVVNKWDLMTKVGKDGMRLWDGKPPADQKIYEQDVRDALKYLEYAPLLFVSALDGKGVDAMFKKVELVSRERRKRVTTGQMNKFLDKVDFQKASVPMNKRVRIYYMTQAAVAPPTFVLFTDKDVKMHFSFERFLANQIREHFGFIGSPIWFKIKARNKKKEDK, translated from the coding sequence ATGGCGAATAAAGACGGTAGCAAAAGGTTAGGCAAGAAACACAGGCAGGCGGCGACGCGGCCGAAGAAGGGTCGCGCGCCGAAGTCGACGCCGACGACCGGAGCAGTCGATCCACGCAAACGGAAGGTGCTCTCGACCAAGAAGGCCGAGGCCAACAAGCTGGCGCATGTGCCGAAGCGTTCTCCTGAGCGTGAGACGAAGAAGACGATCGCCCCGGAACCTGGTCCGGCGAAGAAGAAGGACACGCGACCGGCGGACGGGATCGTCGGCCGGCAGAAGCCGAACTCCATGAACATGGGGGACCGGGACGACTGGCGCGATGTGGAGTTTCTTGCCGCGCAACTCACGATCGAGACCGAGAAACCAGATGCGAAGGATCTGCCTCTGGTCGCAATCTGCGGACGACCCAACGTGGGTAAGAGCACACTGTTCAACCGTCTGACCGGGTCGCGGCGCTCGATTGTGGGCGACGAGCCGGGCATTACGCGGGACCGGATCTACGGGCAGATGGAGTGGTTTGGGCGTGAGGCGCGGCTGGTCGATACGGGCGGTGTAGTGCCCGATGACGAGGCGCTGATTCCTTCGGAGATCTTCCGGCAGGCGCAGGTGGCGCTCGAAGAGGCCGACTCGATCGTCATGGTGGTCGATGGACGTTCGGAGCTGGCATCGCCGGATATGGAACTGGCGCGGCTTCTGCTGCGCGGGGGCAAGCCATTGTTCCTCGCCGTGAACAAGATGGACTCCGAATCGATGTACTGGCAGGCGGAAAACTTCCGTCAGCTTGGCTTCCGCAACGTGGTGCCAATCTCGGCGGAGCACAACGGCGGCATCGGCGACCTGCTGGATGAGGTCTTCGCTTCCCTGCCTGAACCGAAGACGGAAGAAGACTTCGACGAGACTCCGACGGAAGTGATGATGACGGAGATCGACGAGGAGACCGAAGACTCCGACGGTGCGTGGACGGCTCCCGAGGCGCTGACGGAGGACGAGGTACGCGACCGGCTTGAGGCTGAGCGGGATGCGGATCGCCTTGCGGCACAGGTATATCTCGAGGACCAGCCGACGGCACCGACCGAGCGTCCGCGGATGCTGCGGTCGCATGGTGAGCATGTCTTGAAAGAGACGAAGGTCGCGATTATTGGTCGGCCCAATGTTGGGAAGAGCACGATGCTGAATGCTCTGACCGGCACCGAGCGGGCGATCGTTTCGCCGATTGCCGGGACCACGCGCGATGCGGTCGATGAAGTGGTCGAACGAGGCGGGCATAGTTTCCGGTTTGTCGATACGGCCGGAATTCGGCGCAAGGGCAAGACCAAGCTCATGGCGGAGAAGCTGTCGGTCATTATGGCCCGGAAGCATCTTGAGGCGGCGGACGTTTCGCTGCTGGTGATCGATGCAACCGAGGGTGTGACGGGGCTGGACGCCAATATTGGCGGGTATGCGCATGAAAGTGGCCGGTCCGTGATCATCGTCGTGAACAAGTGGGACCTGATGACGAAGGTGGGCAAGGACGGGATGCGCCTGTGGGATGGCAAGCCGCCGGCCGACCAGAAGATCTACGAGCAGGACGTTCGGGACGCGCTGAAGTACCTGGAATACGCACCTTTGCTTTTCGTTTCGGCGCTGGACGGCAAAGGCGTGGATGCCATGTTCAAGAAGGTCGAGCTGGTGTCGCGTGAGCGCCGCAAGCGCGTCACGACGGGCCAGATGAACAAGTTCCTGGACAAGGTCGACTTCCAGAAGGCTTCGGTGCCGATGAATAAACGCGTTCGCATTTATTACATGACCCAGGCCGCTGTGGCTCCGCCTACGTTTGTGCTGTTCACGGATAAGGATGTGAAGATGCACTTCTCGTTCGAGCGGTTCCTGGCGAACCAGATTCGAGAGCACTTCGGGTTTATCGGGTCGCCGATCTGGTTCAAGATCAAGGCCCGTAACAAGAAGAAGGAAGACAAATAG